One window from the genome of Nocardioides panaciterrulae encodes:
- a CDS encoding DUF4191 domain-containing protein, which yields MAKAPQIPDPAKTSRRKQFVETYRMAKRSDPALGAWVGGSFLLGAVIGFVLFWLLPGRGVLGVVAAIVGALLFGALAAMIVFGRRAQKAAYGQMEGQPGAAAAALRMLRRGWQTDPVVAFTRQQDVVHRVVGPPGIVLVGEGNQGRVRQLLANERRKHERVVSDVPVHEVICGNGDGEVPLPRLVKHVSKLKRQVKPGEMTDILGRLRALDANRPNVPLPKGPVPTSMKGMRQNMRGR from the coding sequence ATGGCCAAGGCCCCCCAGATCCCGGACCCCGCGAAGACGAGCCGGCGCAAGCAGTTCGTCGAGACCTACCGGATGGCCAAGCGCAGCGACCCCGCGCTCGGCGCCTGGGTCGGCGGCTCGTTCCTGCTCGGCGCGGTCATCGGCTTCGTGCTGTTCTGGCTGCTGCCCGGCCGGGGCGTGCTGGGCGTGGTCGCCGCGATCGTCGGCGCGCTGCTGTTCGGTGCGCTGGCCGCCATGATCGTGTTCGGCCGCCGTGCCCAGAAGGCGGCGTACGGCCAGATGGAGGGCCAGCCGGGGGCCGCCGCCGCGGCGCTGCGCATGCTGCGCCGGGGCTGGCAGACCGACCCGGTGGTGGCGTTCACCAGGCAGCAGGACGTGGTGCACCGGGTGGTCGGCCCGCCCGGCATCGTGCTGGTCGGCGAGGGCAACCAGGGTCGGGTCCGCCAGCTGCTGGCGAACGAGCGCCGCAAGCACGAGCGCGTGGTCTCCGACGTCCCCGTGCACGAGGTCATCTGCGGCAACGGCGACGGCGAGGTCCCGCTCCCCCGCCTGGTCAAGCACGTCAGCAAGCTCAAGCGCCAGGTCAAGCCCGGCGAGATGACCGACATCCTCGGCCGGCTGCGGGCGCTGGACGCCAACCGTCCGAACGTGCCGCTGCCCAAGGGCCCGGTCCCGACCAGCATGAAGGGCATGCGCCAGAACATGCGGGGCCGCTGA
- a CDS encoding RDD family protein: MSEPARPRETASWGRRILALFVDWIACTLTVSLFTPVYGVQNQAGQWWVVLLFVVESALLTALSGGSFGQLATRLRVVRHDGSGRPVGLLPALARQILVAVVIPPLVFRPDGRGLHDMMAGTETVTLETAKGVPARP; encoded by the coding sequence GTGAGTGAGCCCGCCCGCCCCCGGGAGACCGCGTCCTGGGGGCGCCGCATCCTGGCCCTCTTCGTGGACTGGATCGCCTGCACGCTGACGGTCTCGCTGTTCACCCCGGTGTACGGCGTGCAGAACCAGGCCGGCCAGTGGTGGGTGGTGCTGCTGTTCGTCGTCGAGAGCGCCCTGCTGACGGCGCTGTCCGGTGGCTCGTTCGGCCAGCTCGCCACCCGGCTGCGCGTGGTCCGCCACGACGGCAGCGGCCGTCCCGTGGGCCTCCTGCCGGCACTCGCGCGCCAGATCCTGGTCGCGGTGGTGATCCCGCCGCTGGTCTTCCGTCCGGACGGCCGCGGCCTGCACGACATGATGGCCGGCACGGAGACGGTCACCCTCGAGACGGCCAAGGGCGTCCCGGCCCGTCCCTGA
- the glnA gene encoding type I glutamate--ammonia ligase has translation MFQNSDELLAYIKDEGVEMVDVRFCDLPGVMQHFTVPVSSFDQSVFDDGLGFDGSSIRGFQAIHESDMSLFPDPTTAYLDPFRSKKTLVVNFFIHDPLTGEAYSRDPRNIARKAMAYLASTGVGDKAFFAPEAEFYVFDNVRFETKANAGYYEIDSEAGAWNTGASFESNNRGYKVKYKGGYFPVAPTDHFGELRDEMVVELERSGLQVERAHHEVGTAGQAEINYRFDELLKAADDVMKFKYIIKNVAWRNGKTATFMPKPIFGDNGSGMHCHQSIWNGGEPLFYDETGYGGLSDIARYYIGGLLKHAPSLLAFTNPTVNSYHRLVPGFEAPISLVYSQRNRSACVRIPITGSNPKAKRIEFRCPDPSANPYLAFSALLLAGLDGIKNKIEPAAPVDKDIYELPPDEMADIDQVPTSLNAVLDNLERDHDFLTQGNVFTPDLIETWIDYKRTNEILPVQLRPHPHEFELYYDI, from the coding sequence ATGTTCCAGAACAGCGACGAGCTGCTCGCATACATCAAGGACGAGGGCGTCGAGATGGTCGACGTCCGTTTCTGCGACCTGCCGGGTGTCATGCAGCACTTCACCGTCCCGGTCTCGTCGTTCGACCAGTCCGTCTTCGACGACGGCCTCGGCTTCGACGGGTCGTCGATCCGCGGCTTCCAGGCCATCCACGAGTCCGACATGTCGCTGTTCCCGGACCCGACCACGGCCTACCTCGACCCGTTCCGGTCGAAGAAGACCCTGGTCGTGAACTTCTTCATCCACGACCCGCTCACCGGCGAGGCGTACTCCCGCGACCCGCGCAACATCGCCCGCAAGGCGATGGCCTACCTGGCCAGCACCGGGGTCGGCGACAAGGCGTTCTTCGCCCCGGAGGCGGAGTTCTACGTCTTCGACAACGTGCGCTTCGAGACCAAGGCCAACGCCGGCTACTACGAGATCGACTCCGAGGCGGGCGCCTGGAACACCGGCGCGAGCTTCGAGTCCAACAACCGCGGCTACAAGGTGAAGTACAAGGGCGGCTACTTCCCCGTCGCCCCCACCGACCACTTCGGCGAGCTGCGCGACGAGATGGTCGTGGAGCTCGAGCGCTCCGGCCTGCAGGTCGAGCGCGCCCACCACGAGGTCGGCACGGCCGGCCAGGCAGAGATCAACTACCGCTTCGACGAGCTGCTCAAGGCCGCCGACGACGTGATGAAGTTCAAGTACATCATCAAGAACGTCGCCTGGCGCAACGGCAAGACCGCGACGTTCATGCCCAAGCCGATCTTCGGCGACAACGGCTCCGGCATGCACTGCCACCAGTCGATCTGGAACGGCGGTGAGCCGCTGTTCTACGACGAGACCGGGTACGGCGGGCTCTCCGACATCGCCCGCTACTACATCGGCGGCCTGCTCAAGCACGCCCCGTCGCTGCTGGCCTTCACCAACCCGACGGTGAACTCCTACCACCGCCTGGTGCCCGGCTTCGAGGCCCCGATCTCGCTGGTCTACTCCCAGCGCAACCGCTCGGCGTGCGTCCGGATCCCGATCACCGGCTCGAACCCCAAGGCCAAGCGCATCGAGTTCCGCTGCCCGGACCCGTCGGCGAACCCCTACCTGGCCTTCTCGGCGCTGCTGCTGGCCGGCCTGGACGGCATCAAGAACAAGATCGAGCCGGCCGCCCCGGTCGACAAGGACATCTACGAGCTGCCGCCGGACGAGATGGCCGACATCGACCAGGTCCCGACGTCGCTGAACGCCGTGCTCGACAACCTCGAGCGCGACCACGACTTCCTCACCCAGGGCAACGTGTTCACCCCCGACCTGATCGAGACCTGGATCGACTACAAGCGCACCAACGAGATCCTGCCCGTGCAGCTGCGTCCGCACCCGCACGAGTTCGAGCTGTACTACGACATCTGA
- a CDS encoding tyrosine-type recombinase/integrase: protein MPEASRALVVVAAGCGLRQGEAFGVRVQDVDFLRHELHVRQQIRLEGGRPVPALPKYGRVRSVPMPEWVGFELAQHLERMAPLSGERLEAPAAGGLIFYSRERKPLNRNYFNQAVWRLALRAVGIPNERDNGMHALRHTCAPLWLEHGVSMKLCLSTSGTPIRGSPSGSTRT from the coding sequence ATGCCCGAGGCATCCAGAGCGCTGGTCGTCGTTGCTGCCGGATGTGGCTTGCGCCAGGGCGAAGCCTTCGGCGTCCGAGTCCAGGACGTTGACTTCCTGCGTCATGAGCTGCACGTGCGACAACAGATCCGGCTCGAGGGCGGACGGCCTGTGCCGGCTCTTCCGAAGTACGGCCGGGTCCGGTCGGTGCCGATGCCGGAATGGGTCGGGTTCGAGCTCGCGCAGCACCTCGAACGGATGGCGCCGCTGAGTGGCGAGCGGCTCGAGGCTCCGGCTGCTGGTGGGCTGATCTTCTACAGCCGGGAGCGCAAGCCGCTGAACCGGAACTACTTCAACCAGGCGGTCTGGCGGCTGGCCCTCCGTGCGGTCGGGATTCCGAACGAACGCGACAACGGGATGCACGCGCTCCGCCACACCTGCGCACCGCTCTGGCTCGAGCACGGGGTCAGCATGAAGCTGTGTCTGAGTACCTCGGGCACGCCGATCCGGGGTTCACCCTCAGGGTCTACACGCACGTGA
- a CDS encoding IS256 family transposase, with protein sequence MTAGPSIDPALTTTLDPGEFLHEQLAQASPDLMRELLSTFVNALLGAEADAVCGAAYNSRSTERVNSRNGYRHRDLDTRMGTVDVAIPKLRSGTYFPEWLLERRRRAESALTSVVATCYLLGVSTRRMDKLVQSLGITGLSKSQVSVMARDLDAHVADFRSRPLDAGPYTFVATDALTMKVREGGRVLNVSVMVATGVNADGHREVLGIQVATGETHAGWLTFFRDLVARGLAGVALVTSDAHAGLVEAIAAALPGASWQRCRTHYAANLMAACPKSAWPGVKAMLHSVYDQPDAEAVHAQFDKLLDTVAQTLPKVHDHLDGARADILAFTAFPREVWRQIWSNNPNERLNREIRRRTDVVGIFPNRDAIIRLVGAVLAEQHDEWAEGRRYLGLDVLARSRMTLVTGEATTDNTTDKEALTA encoded by the coding sequence ATGACCGCTGGACCCAGTATCGACCCTGCTCTGACCACGACGTTGGACCCGGGTGAGTTCTTGCACGAGCAGCTCGCGCAGGCCTCCCCGGACCTGATGCGCGAGCTGTTGTCCACCTTCGTCAACGCGCTGCTCGGCGCCGAGGCCGACGCGGTGTGCGGGGCGGCCTACAACAGCCGGTCGACCGAGCGGGTCAACTCCCGCAACGGGTACCGGCACCGCGACCTGGACACTCGGATGGGCACCGTGGACGTGGCGATCCCCAAGCTGCGTTCGGGGACCTACTTTCCCGAGTGGCTGCTCGAGCGACGCCGCCGCGCGGAGTCCGCGCTGACCTCGGTGGTGGCGACCTGCTACCTGCTGGGGGTCTCGACGCGGCGGATGGACAAGCTGGTGCAGTCCCTGGGCATCACGGGCCTGTCCAAGTCCCAGGTCAGCGTGATGGCCCGCGATCTCGATGCCCACGTCGCCGACTTCCGCAGCCGGCCACTAGACGCCGGTCCGTACACGTTCGTGGCCACCGACGCGCTGACCATGAAGGTCCGCGAGGGCGGCCGGGTGCTCAATGTGTCGGTCATGGTCGCCACCGGCGTCAACGCCGACGGACATCGCGAGGTCCTCGGGATCCAGGTGGCCACCGGGGAGACCCACGCCGGCTGGCTGACCTTCTTCCGCGACCTGGTCGCCCGGGGGCTGGCCGGGGTCGCGCTGGTCACCAGCGATGCCCACGCCGGCCTCGTCGAGGCGATCGCCGCAGCCCTGCCCGGCGCGTCGTGGCAGCGCTGCCGCACCCACTACGCGGCCAACCTGATGGCCGCCTGCCCGAAGTCGGCCTGGCCGGGTGTGAAGGCGATGCTGCACAGCGTCTACGACCAGCCCGACGCCGAAGCCGTCCATGCCCAGTTCGACAAGCTCCTCGACACCGTCGCCCAGACACTGCCGAAGGTTCATGACCACCTCGACGGCGCCCGCGCCGACATCCTCGCCTTCACCGCGTTCCCCCGGGAGGTGTGGCGCCAGATCTGGTCCAACAACCCCAACGAGCGGCTCAACCGCGAGATCCGCCGCCGCACCGACGTCGTCGGCATCTTCCCCAACCGCGACGCGATCATCCGCCTGGTCGGCGCGGTCCTGGCCGAGCAGCACGACGAATGGGCCGAGGGTCGGCGCTACCTCGGCCTCGACGTCCTGGCCCGCTCCCGCATGACTCTGGTGACCGGCGAAGCCACCACCGACAACACCACCGACAAGGAGGCACTCACCGCCTGA
- a CDS encoding zinc ribbon-containing protein encodes MSYLDDAKKRLTDGIDALKNVVLDAQRAKIEAETLDGVVELVALRAFSLLETYLEELFYLCMLLQHGAACIAPVLPVSSRAEVELLIYSDGRRRESFLTWLPYDASLDRADAYLVRGEPYSWLRNRPVEVAALKELTVVRNAVAHPSAHAATFLSDLAKDKGYQVTRPADYLKSLRTGSWEVLLMLTQVSVIATALAETSELGADAILQPEASFQAGQKAPAGTFACTHCGEEKTIEVRAKLGTCPSCGVTERCAECGHTKASSTTWARRLV; translated from the coding sequence ATGTCGTATCTGGACGACGCGAAGAAGCGTCTAACGGACGGGATCGACGCGCTCAAGAATGTGGTACTTGACGCTCAGCGCGCCAAGATCGAAGCCGAGACGCTTGACGGAGTTGTCGAGCTGGTCGCACTTCGTGCCTTTTCCCTGCTCGAGACGTACCTCGAAGAACTCTTCTATCTCTGCATGTTGCTGCAGCACGGCGCCGCGTGCATTGCTCCGGTGCTGCCCGTTTCCTCCCGCGCCGAGGTTGAGCTCCTCATCTACTCGGATGGCAGACGTCGAGAGAGCTTCCTGACGTGGCTGCCGTACGACGCCAGCCTTGACCGGGCCGACGCATACCTCGTGCGAGGGGAGCCGTACTCCTGGCTTCGAAATCGGCCGGTTGAAGTGGCCGCCCTGAAGGAGCTCACGGTCGTTCGGAACGCGGTCGCCCATCCGAGTGCTCACGCAGCCACGTTCCTGTCGGATCTCGCGAAGGACAAGGGTTACCAGGTCACGCGCCCAGCGGATTACCTGAAGAGCTTGCGAACTGGGTCGTGGGAGGTGTTGCTGATGCTTACTCAGGTTTCTGTCATCGCGACAGCACTAGCTGAGACGTCCGAATTGGGCGCCGATGCGATCCTTCAGCCTGAGGCGTCGTTTCAGGCCGGCCAGAAGGCCCCGGCTGGCACCTTCGCGTGCACGCATTGCGGAGAAGAGAAGACGATCGAGGTTCGGGCCAAGCTTGGGACCTGCCCGAGTTGCGGCGTGACCGAGCGTTGCGCCGAGTGCGGTCACACCAAGGCTTCGTCGACGACCTGGGCTCGGCGGCTCGTCTGA
- a CDS encoding GmrSD restriction endonuclease domain-containing protein, with amino-acid sequence MLEPLSVTRTTYTVIDFLEWQRQGSLELQPYYQRRAVWNPRVKSLLIDSLLRGFPLPLIFLHSRLDVVTSKTMRHVVDGQQRLRTILSYVDIDCLAERDEWDDFTVLRSHNREFAGLAFTQLPDETQRHILQTPLSVNVLPADVDDVTVLTIFQRMNSTGYKLNDQEIRNATYFGEFKDTAYQLAYEQYQRWLKWQVFGVQEIAQMREVELTSDLMGFLMRGIQARTKASLDGLYKSNDEAFPERPRVEDEFRAAFDYLDAIYSPSASRSGLKRFRSSAWFYTIFAVAAGAVRGQVDATPAALVERLEGAELELRKPQDLDEDVAKVLRGATADRRSREIRLEYLLSF; translated from the coding sequence GTGCTTGAGCCTCTATCCGTCACTCGGACGACCTACACCGTCATCGACTTCCTCGAGTGGCAGCGCCAAGGGTCGTTGGAGCTGCAGCCCTACTACCAGCGTCGAGCTGTCTGGAACCCTCGGGTAAAGAGTCTTCTGATCGACTCGCTGCTGCGAGGATTTCCACTGCCGCTGATCTTCCTGCACAGCCGGCTGGATGTAGTGACGTCGAAGACCATGCGTCATGTCGTCGACGGTCAGCAAAGGCTGCGCACCATCCTTAGCTACGTAGATATCGACTGCTTGGCTGAGAGGGATGAATGGGACGACTTCACGGTCCTCCGCTCGCATAACCGGGAGTTCGCGGGTCTCGCCTTCACGCAGCTCCCGGACGAGACGCAGCGACACATCCTGCAGACCCCGCTGTCGGTCAACGTTCTTCCAGCAGACGTTGACGATGTCACGGTCCTAACGATCTTCCAGCGCATGAATTCAACTGGCTACAAGCTGAACGACCAGGAGATTCGGAACGCGACCTACTTCGGCGAGTTTAAGGACACCGCCTATCAGCTGGCGTACGAGCAGTATCAGCGGTGGCTGAAGTGGCAGGTATTCGGCGTTCAGGAGATTGCTCAGATGCGCGAGGTCGAACTGACGTCCGACTTGATGGGCTTCCTGATGCGCGGGATCCAGGCACGTACCAAGGCGTCGTTGGACGGGCTCTACAAGTCGAACGACGAAGCCTTCCCTGAGCGACCTCGGGTCGAGGATGAATTTCGGGCCGCCTTCGACTACCTCGATGCGATCTACTCCCCGAGCGCGAGCCGTTCTGGGCTCAAGCGCTTCAGGTCGTCTGCGTGGTTCTACACGATTTTTGCCGTCGCTGCTGGCGCTGTGAGAGGACAGGTCGACGCAACGCCCGCCGCCCTCGTTGAACGACTCGAGGGGGCGGAGCTTGAACTTCGAAAGCCGCAAGACCTCGATGAGGATGTGGCGAAGGTGCTTCGGGGAGCAACGGCGGATCGACGAAGTCGTGAGATTCGGCTGGAATACCTCCTGAGCTTCTAA
- a CDS encoding NAD(P)H-dependent oxidoreductase has protein sequence MKVLTVYAHPDPHSFCHSVLERFTAGLQDAGHTSQVVDLYGIDFDPVLRQRDQPSWINDTMPEDIAELHDIRGNVLRSTRNPLQRWLIRRAIRGKSHSEVAGMLRSRMPKDVLAMHEKIRWADGLAFIAPIYFCSFPAILKGWIDRVWCYDFAFGLTPEGWHGDVNGRVPLLHHQRALLMTSTIFDQAAYDDGLRSAISKVVDEWGFRYPGIPDVEHVYFYAATSGTPERIAAYLAHAHQLGRDFDRGPAPAQPPR, from the coding sequence ATGAAGGTCCTGACCGTGTACGCACACCCGGACCCGCACTCGTTCTGCCACAGCGTCCTCGAGCGGTTCACCGCCGGGCTGCAGGACGCCGGCCACACCAGCCAGGTGGTCGACCTGTACGGCATCGACTTCGATCCGGTGCTGCGCCAACGCGACCAGCCGAGCTGGATCAACGACACCATGCCCGAGGACATCGCCGAGCTCCACGACATCCGGGGCAACGTGCTGCGCTCGACCCGCAACCCGCTGCAGCGGTGGCTGATCCGTCGGGCGATCCGTGGGAAGTCACACTCCGAGGTCGCCGGGATGCTGCGGTCCCGCATGCCCAAGGACGTGCTGGCCATGCACGAGAAGATCCGATGGGCCGACGGACTGGCCTTCATCGCGCCCATCTACTTCTGCAGCTTCCCCGCCATCCTCAAGGGCTGGATCGACCGGGTCTGGTGCTACGACTTCGCGTTCGGCCTCACCCCAGAAGGCTGGCACGGCGACGTCAACGGCCGCGTGCCGCTCCTACACCATCAGCGTGCGCTTCTCATGACCTCGACGATCTTCGACCAGGCCGCCTACGACGACGGCCTCCGCTCCGCCATCAGTAAGGTCGTCGACGAGTGGGGGTTCCGCTACCCCGGCATCCCCGACGTCGAGCACGTGTACTTCTACGCGGCGACCTCGGGAACGCCGGAGCGCATCGCCGCGTACCTCGCCCACGCCCACCAGCTCGGCCGTGACTTCGACCGCGGGCCGGCTCCTGCCCAACCACCGCGCTGA
- a CDS encoding ArsA-related P-loop ATPase, with the protein MEPTTSLPSLNWDDWDTPYLFFTGKGGVGKTTIAAAVAVHLADTGHRVLLVSTDPASNLRDVLGAATGEQRPVPVVAVPRLDVLDLDPQVAADAYRERVLAPYRGTLTRWAAAQRRAPRDCWRSWPGPRRG; encoded by the coding sequence ATGGAGCCAACCACGTCGCTCCCCTCGCTGAACTGGGACGACTGGGACACCCCCTACCTGTTCTTCACCGGCAAGGGCGGCGTCGGCAAGACCACGATCGCCGCGGCGGTCGCCGTTCACCTCGCCGACACCGGGCACCGCGTCCTCCTGGTCAGCACCGACCCGGCCTCCAACCTCCGCGACGTCCTCGGGGCCGCCACCGGCGAACAGCGGCCGGTGCCTGTGGTCGCGGTGCCACGGCTCGACGTGCTCGACCTCGACCCTCAGGTGGCAGCCGACGCCTATCGCGAGCGCGTCCTTGCTCCCTATCGCGGCACGCTCACCAGGTGGGCGGCTGCCCAACGGCGAGCTCCCAGGGACTGCTGGAGGTCATGGCCCGGACCACGTCGAGGGTGA
- a CDS encoding sensor histidine kinase: MDSERLDVARPVSMSLCEAALSESSERYASFFMHHPHATYSVDRDGYYTDANPISLAMTGLSLEQMREIHFSEVVHPDDLHIIQNCFERALAGDPQLVEARVLRTDGQIVEIRCTMIPVVIDEEVVGVHGVSEDITEPKQVLRQLAEANAAKSLFLANVSHEVRTPLASVIGATEMLMDGQLAPEQRHFVNIVHRNGQRLQRLLDDILDFSRLEARQVLLRPRPFGVSTVLEGIADWAVPLAEGRNLTISFVVDRSVPSSVVGDGLRVAQVVTNLVQNAIKFTERGGVNVRVSARTAAPNQDEGTQGPDIWVEFAVTDTGIGIAEDQLQALFEPFTQVDPTATRGYDGVGLGLAICRDLVDLMGGQLQTVSTLGEGSTFTFGVPLRPVSEGDVDQDQ; the protein is encoded by the coding sequence ATGGACTCTGAACGGCTGGATGTCGCCCGACCGGTGAGCATGTCACTGTGTGAAGCCGCGCTTTCCGAGAGCAGCGAACGCTACGCCTCCTTTTTCATGCACCACCCGCACGCGACGTACTCAGTGGATCGGGACGGCTACTACACGGACGCGAACCCCATATCGCTGGCGATGACCGGGTTGAGCCTGGAACAGATGAGGGAGATCCACTTCTCGGAAGTCGTGCACCCCGACGACCTGCACATCATCCAGAACTGTTTCGAGCGCGCCCTGGCGGGCGACCCCCAGTTGGTTGAAGCCCGGGTGTTGCGTACCGACGGACAGATCGTCGAGATTCGATGCACCATGATTCCGGTGGTCATTGACGAAGAGGTCGTGGGCGTACACGGGGTCTCCGAGGACATCACCGAACCCAAGCAGGTGCTCCGTCAGCTAGCGGAGGCCAACGCCGCCAAGAGCCTGTTCCTGGCCAACGTCAGCCACGAGGTCCGGACACCTCTGGCCTCGGTCATCGGCGCGACCGAAATGTTGATGGACGGCCAGCTTGCACCCGAGCAGCGCCATTTCGTGAACATCGTGCACCGCAACGGCCAACGGTTGCAGCGCTTGTTGGACGACATCTTGGACTTCTCCCGCCTCGAAGCCCGCCAGGTGTTGTTGCGCCCCCGGCCGTTCGGTGTCTCCACCGTTCTTGAAGGCATCGCAGATTGGGCGGTCCCCTTGGCGGAGGGTCGCAACCTGACAATCTCCTTCGTCGTCGACAGGTCAGTCCCGAGTTCGGTCGTTGGAGACGGTCTGCGGGTCGCTCAGGTGGTGACCAACCTGGTGCAGAACGCGATCAAGTTCACCGAGCGTGGCGGCGTCAACGTGCGAGTCAGCGCGCGCACCGCTGCACCGAACCAAGACGAGGGCACCCAGGGGCCCGACATCTGGGTCGAGTTCGCGGTCACCGACACCGGCATCGGTATCGCAGAAGACCAGCTGCAGGCCCTGTTCGAGCCGTTCACCCAGGTTGACCCCACCGCCACCCGGGGCTATGACGGTGTCGGCCTCGGTCTGGCAATCTGTCGTGACCTGGTCGATCTGATGGGCGGGCAGCTCCAGACCGTCTCCACGCTCGGGGAGGGAAGCACGTTCACCTTCGGCGTTCCACTGCGGCCCGTCAGCGAAGGCGACGTCGACCAGGACCAGTAG
- a CDS encoding GNAT family N-acetyltransferase produces the protein MSEFTIKALTPETFDDFAALVERNKGMFASCWCTKFHPDCAEKGQSAEGNRSLKQRLVADGPRARGAGLRRGPGRRLGRVRIPEELPSIQHRKEYVATAERLPDYRVTCILVERGLRGHGLAAIALRGAVELIAQAGGGLVEGYPHDTGGIRKKNSSFLYNGTRAMYEREGFTYDRP, from the coding sequence ATGTCCGAGTTCACGATCAAGGCGCTCACGCCGGAGACGTTCGACGACTTCGCAGCGCTCGTTGAGCGGAACAAGGGCATGTTCGCCAGTTGCTGGTGCACGAAGTTCCATCCCGACTGTGCGGAGAAGGGCCAGAGCGCCGAGGGGAACCGGTCGCTCAAGCAACGTCTGGTGGCCGACGGGCCTCGCGCACGCGGCGCTGGTCTACGACGGGGACCGGGCCGTCGCCTGGGCCGAGTACGGATCCCCGAGGAGCTGCCCAGCATCCAGCACCGCAAGGAGTACGTCGCCACTGCCGAGCGACTGCCCGACTACCGGGTCACCTGCATCCTGGTCGAGCGCGGCCTTCGCGGTCACGGTCTAGCGGCGATCGCCCTCCGCGGAGCCGTGGAACTGATCGCCCAGGCCGGCGGCGGCCTCGTCGAAGGCTATCCGCACGACACCGGCGGGATCCGGAAGAAGAACTCGTCGTTCCTCTACAACGGCACCCGCGCGATGTACGAGCGCGAGGGCTTCACCTACGACCGCCCCTAG
- a CDS encoding VOC family protein encodes MDSVAHVRRFDHIGITVADLDSVTAFFVRLGLEVEGTGSVEGEFVETVCGIPGAHCEIAMLRPPDGGSRLELSSFVTPEHVPGSPTAMANELGLRNVSFEVGDLQAALAAVAADGYGLVGGIGEYENSVRMAYVRGPEGIIVSLFEQIG; translated from the coding sequence ATGGATTCCGTGGCACACGTACGACGTTTCGACCACATCGGCATCACCGTCGCTGACCTCGACTCGGTGACGGCGTTCTTCGTCCGCCTCGGTCTCGAGGTCGAGGGGACCGGATCCGTCGAGGGCGAGTTCGTGGAGACCGTCTGCGGCATCCCCGGCGCGCACTGTGAGATCGCGATGCTGCGGCCACCCGACGGAGGGTCCCGACTCGAGCTCTCCAGCTTCGTCACGCCCGAGCACGTGCCGGGATCACCGACGGCGATGGCCAACGAGCTCGGCCTGCGCAACGTGTCCTTCGAGGTCGGCGACCTCCAGGCGGCCCTCGCTGCGGTGGCCGCGGACGGGTACGGGCTCGTCGGCGGCATCGGAGAGTACGAGAACAGCGTGCGGATGGCCTACGTGCGCGGGCCCGAAGGGATCATCGTGTCCCTGTTCGAGCAGATCGGCTGA